The DNA segment AACTCTTAGGGGTGTTTGCGGTTGGGAATACTTTTGACGATCGCACTGAGGAGGAGTTACTACTTAATAGTAATACTCCTAATCCTCTGTATGTACCTACTGCGCCTACTGTAGGGGAAATGCTGGCGGCGGCTACTACTATTATTGAACAAGATCCTGATGGTTTCTTTGCGGTGGTAGAGGAAGAGGGAACGGATAATTTCGCTAATAATAATAATGCGAGCGGTACTGTGGAAGCGATGCGTCGTGGTGATGCGGCGATTGGTGTGGCGATGGATTACGTGGATACTCAAGATCCTAACACGTTGGTAATTACTGCAGCTGATAGTGAAGCGGGTGGTTTACAGTTGTTCCAATATGTTCCTTATACTCGTCCTGAGGGCAATTTTACTCCTGATCCTGTGTTGGGTGAGAGTGAGCCTCAGGTTCCTTTTATTGGGATTCAACCTACTACTACTAATGAGACTCGTACTTTCTTAGATGGTACTAATGGTAGTACAGCGAGTGAACAGTTACCTTGGCGTTCTTTCCCGGCTCAAGATAGTTTGGATGGTCCTATGGGTAATTTTACTGTGGGTTGGGTGGGAACTCCTGATTTCCCTGGTGGTATTGTGGCTAAAACTTATGGGATGAATGCTGATTTGTTGCCTTCTACTCTGGATAATACTGAGATTTACAGAATTATGTATCAGACTTTGTTTGGTGCTACTGATTTTATCTAGTTGCTAGATAGTTAATGGTTAAGGGGTGGGGCGATCGCTCCCTCCTTTTTTTTGTTTTTTAGAATTTAATCTTAATAATATAGAAAATTTGGTTAGATTTATTTTACCAAAGACGCGATCGCTGTTCTTGTCATCACCAAATACGTTGTATTGCATAAGTATCGAACCAAGAATCGGTACTGATAATAGGTACATTTTCTACTATAGCTTGAGCGATTATCAGTCTATCAAAAGGATCGCGGTGATGAAAAGTAAGTTCTGAAAGAGAATTTAGGTGTAGAATACTAGGGTAAAGAGTTTCAATTTCATTCAATTCCAATTGATTAGTAATAAATAAATCAAAAGGTTGGGGTAAAGTCAACTTTTTAACACTCACTTTAATAGCGATCTCCCATAGACTAGCTGAACTAATCCATAAATCTACTTCTGATTCTAAGATAAAACGAGCAGTATCACTCAGTTGACTACTATCATTAACAAACCAAAGAAAAGTATGGGTGTCAATTAAAAACCTCATAAAAGATAAGATTTAAAATCTTCCAAAGGTTCATCAAAATCAGGAGCGATCCAAATTTGATCTTTAGCGCTTCCACTATGTCTGCGCTTCGAAGTTGTCAGATTTTTTTCGGAAATAAAGATTTGTAAACTTTTACCTTCTAAATTAGCAGGCAACGGCTCATTTAAAATTAGGTTACCATTTTTTGAGGTTGCAGTTAATACAATCATACATAGAAAAGTTAGGTTGAATCACACTCTCATTTTACTTTAGGGAGCCTAATCTAGGCTAGTTTTGGCTTTGAATTCCGGAAGTTGAAAGGCGTCGTCGTGTGTCGGGTGTGGAATCGGGTAAGAATCTCGATAGGCGATCGCCTTAAATTAAAGTACGATGTTGGTCTCATTCTATTGCTATAACCTTGGGAGGAAGTGCTGGGAGTGTTATTTAACTACCGCGTAAACAAATCTCAAAGTCGCCCAATTAGATACAGCCAAAGCATAAACATCACTGCTAGCTGCGGTCAACTCAGCCGCGTCAGTAGAGTGTAAATCCGAGAGAACTTCTTGCGCAACAGCTAAAGGGTTAGCAAGGGGTAGAATTTGCTCTTTATTCCCCAAGGTTTGCTGATTACTACTTAAAACTGACATAGTGCGTCGCCAAGGATTCTGACTACAGATTAGCAAAATTTGGTTCACTCCTAGGGGTTCAACAATGCTCCAGGGGAATACTTTCACTTGTCCCGGTTTAATGAA comes from the Gloeocapsa sp. PCC 73106 genome and includes:
- a CDS encoding alkaline phosphatase is translated as IDAQFTNPLDRPSTNLIDLAETLGYTVVYTEAELNEVMNGANVPEKLLGVFAVGNTFDDRTEEELLLNSNTPNPLYVPTAPTVGEMLAAATTIIEQDPDGFFAVVEEEGTDNFANNNNASGTVEAMRRGDAAIGVAMDYVDTQDPNTLVITAADSEAGGLQLFQYVPYTRPEGNFTPDPVLGESEPQVPFIGIQPTTTNETRTFLDGTNGSTASEQLPWRSFPAQDSLDGPMGNFTVGWVGTPDFPGGIVAKTYGMNADLLPSTLDNTEIYRIMYQTLFGATDFI
- a CDS encoding type II toxin-antitoxin system VapC family toxin, translating into MRFLIDTHTFLWFVNDSSQLSDTARFILESEVDLWISSASLWEIAIKVSVKKLTLPQPFDLFITNQLELNEIETLYPSILHLNSLSELTFHHRDPFDRLIIAQAIVENVPIISTDSWFDTYAIQRIW
- a CDS encoding DUF2281 domain-containing protein; the protein is MIVLTATSKNGNLILNEPLPANLEGKSLQIFISEKNLTTSKRRHSGSAKDQIWIAPDFDEPLEDFKSYLL